Genomic window (Penaeus vannamei isolate JL-2024 chromosome 22, ASM4276789v1, whole genome shotgun sequence):
TTGAAGGTCAGgttttctagggggggggggggggcacttagGCAATGCCTTTGCCACTAGTTGCAAAATAACATGTCACTCCATAGGGAAGAAAGATTTGGCTTGTTGATCTTAACCCCTTCTTTACTGAAATTATTGTCTTTGATGTACAAGGGCTTCTATTCTGCATGACATCTTCCAGGCATAGAAGGCAAATGATCTACGTCCTTTATACAAAACATTACCCAGCCATAGCAATACACACTCTCTTCTCCCACAGGCAATGCCCCAGGCCatgtggtgtgggcgtgagggttcCATTTAAAGAACAATAACCAATGTAATACACACATCATTGTAACATGACATGAATGATCAGTCACCCTGAGCAGCACCCAAGTTGGCCACGACTTGAAAAAAGTGTCAACAAGAACCAGGACTAAGTCAGCCATAACTTGAACTCCACATCATCAATAGGCTATGAGTTAATCAGTGCATCTTGTACAAATGTTTCCTTTactgtaaaaggaaaaaaagccacAAGAAAATGCTTTCCACAAGGATATCTGACGAACAAATATTTACAGGCATTTGCCTAGAGGTTGCGCTATAAGTGGAGGATGAATGGAGGCATCTCATGCTGCCAGAGGTACATTATCTCCACTATCTTCATGTACAGCACTTATCAGGGGAAGTTTTCCAAACTGGGGAAACCAAGCTAACTTTTCATGTTGAGCATAAATACTCAAGCTAGACTGTGTTTAGATGTGTTTTATATTTTGAAATTCATCTTCTAGTACCAAATATACACACAACTATGTAAAACACTTTTTTCTTTGGCTTATCTCTGTCTAGCAATAATATGATCTGTTCACTTTGTTGTTCaacaattatttttatcctcaatGGAGAATCAggcagttttgttttttgtttacatcCTTTTAGAGGATTGCAAATCTGTATTCTAGGACTTTTCAagtttcatttatattcataaatgaaaATTATCTCCACCTCAGGGCACCAAGAAAATGTTATATAGTAGTATGCAGTCTGTAATAtcgttttgtgaaatgtctctgcacgtagatggctccacaagtgcttagccacaaaggagtcaatcagGAGCGCTTGTGACATCACTTGTTTTCACCTTTGCTTGTATgtcggaaaaacaacaacatattttttactaatgctattaatattgatgctggtgtcattattattgacattacaattacttttatgttactgacattactaacagcattaaagatcaaggaaaaggataagcaggtgagataggtagtatTTGTCATTGGCATTGGTGACTTAgttcttgtggagccatctacgtGTACTGATAATTAATAAACTGAACTCTCAATGGGTATGGCAGGTACGGACATGCCATCCCTCGTGGCATTTTTAGCCTGTAGTATTGTCACTATTTTAGGCTAATAAAGGAAACCTACTTTTCAAGGAGTACCTACTAGAAATACCTGaactgaaagaggagagagatgtacACTGCTATAAACATCTGAAATAAGAATGACGTGCAATGCCAAACTTTAAATCGTACCAACAAATAAAGAGAAGCATATTTACCAAAAAACCTGCAAACGATGTGACAAATCCTTCTTTGGTAAGTTCCCACATTCCTCCAAAttcctcttcatcaacacctTGGAAACTTGATGCATAGAAGTAAACTAGGGCTGCATTAATCAAGCAAaacctgaaaaaaaataatttggttATGTCTTTAACATATACATAACTTTGTACATAGACAATCTCCTACTGACACAGGTAGCATGCCCCGTGCCTTATACTGGTAATTTGTACTCAAAGCaaaacatacattcaaatatatccGATTTTCAAATGCTCCAAAATCTCTAAATTCCTCTCTCTGGTACAACCAAAGAAATGCACATACTTCTAAAAGGGAAGTCACTAAATATACTGCCATCATATACAATTTATTGACAAATCTAGCATGGgtaaaacaaaataatttcatGATATATATTTCTCCCATTTCTCAAGCCTAAATGAATCTTATATACAAGATATAGTCATTATTCGATAACCACACGAGCATACCACACATTTCTCTCCTTATACACTAACAGCAGCATTATCTTACCACAAACTAATCAAATtaagtaatcatgataaaaatatgaaaccTAACGTACAAGAGTAGACACATCTATATGGATTCTACAAAGTTGAGGGAAAGAGTACTTGCAAATTCTTCATAAGTAACATCTTGTAATTggatttgataaatagatagaaatatgctgacagagagatataggtagatagatagacatctaCATATTGatacacaaatagaaagatatatagaaagtatgtgtgtgtctatatatatatatatatatatatatatatatatatatatatatatatatatatatatatatatatatatatatatatattttcacactcacataaatacatacatacaagaacacagacacacacactcgcactcacactctcacactcactcactcactctctaactcacccactcactctaactcactcactcactctctaactcacccactcactctctaactcacccactcactctctaactcactcactcactctctaactcactcactctcacacataccTGAGATCAGAAGTTTTTATAAGGAATATATTTTTATCAAATAATGGCCATGGATTATCAGAATCTTCAGAGTAGGTGCAACAAACATCAACTTCTATCTTACAGCCATATCATTTCTCTTAAAAGAAAAACCATAATAACCTAAATGGCAACTTACAAAAAGAGACCTATGAAGCCTTTGAGTGGGATGAAGCCCCACACCATACCAAGCATGATTCCCAGCACCTGTCGACTCCAGTATA
Coding sequences:
- the LOC113824734 gene encoding GEL complex subunit OPTI, which encodes MSSPKPKPIQERNGVGKKCLGSVLSRAMTSNSEWPDKDEFLDVIYWSRQVLGIMLGMVWGFIPLKGFIGLFLFCLINAALVYFYASSFQGVDEEEFGGMWELTKEGFVTSFAGFLVMWIILYSGLHYD